Proteins encoded in a region of the Streptomyces sp. NBC_00258 genome:
- a CDS encoding chorismate mutase, which yields MRPHRLRSVFVTAAVVTAAAVSGTASAAAHAPAATPVPESATATAAPSSGLGALTELFAERLLLADKVAAAKYGTEMPIDDPVRERQILDDVAARAAGLGLDPDSVTAVLRDQIEANKLVQRGLYARWDAHPDERPTERPDLAKEVRPALDLITTRLLAALRETVPVRADASCGPRLYAAAALSAYEHRLDVLHLKGLGRSLPSVCGSA from the coding sequence GTGCGCCCCCACCGCCTTCGGTCCGTCTTCGTCACCGCCGCCGTGGTCACCGCCGCGGCCGTCTCCGGCACGGCGTCCGCCGCTGCCCATGCTCCGGCCGCCACACCCGTCCCCGAATCCGCCACCGCCACCGCCGCCCCCTCCTCCGGTCTCGGCGCCCTCACCGAGTTGTTCGCCGAGCGGCTGCTGTTGGCCGACAAGGTGGCGGCGGCCAAGTACGGCACCGAGATGCCCATCGACGACCCGGTGCGTGAGCGGCAGATCCTGGACGACGTCGCCGCGCGGGCGGCCGGACTCGGGCTCGACCCCGACTCCGTGACCGCCGTCCTCCGCGACCAGATCGAGGCGAACAAGCTGGTCCAGCGCGGCCTGTACGCGCGTTGGGACGCCCACCCCGACGAGCGGCCCACCGAGCGCCCCGACCTGGCCAAGGAGGTCCGCCCAGCACTCGACCTGATCACCACCCGGCTCCTGGCCGCACTCCGGGAGACGGTCCCGGTACGCGCCGACGCCTCCTGCGGCCCGCGTCTGTACGCCGCGGCCGCGCTGTCCGCGTACGAACACCGACTGGACGTACTCCATCTGAAGGGCCTCGGGCGGTCGCTGCCGTCGGTCTGCGGTTCAGCCTGA
- a CDS encoding ABC transporter permease, which produces MSTLADRAEEREERAEERAGAGSARPVEVADGYRAGRTLPLRVELVRQLKRRRTMVMGGLLFALPFILLIAFQVGDPGGGGNAAQRVNLMDTATASGANFAAVNLFASAGFLLVIPVALFFGDTVASEASWSSLRYLLAAPVPRARLLWSKLAVAFGLSLAALVLLPLVALAVGTAAYGWGPLQLPVGGTLPVGTAALRLLIVVAYILVSQLITAALAFWLSTRTDAPLGAVGGAVGLTIIGNVLDEVTALGDWRHFVPAHWQYAWLDAVQPQLDWSDMIQGTSLSLTYAMVLFALAFRGFARKDVVS; this is translated from the coding sequence ATGAGCACGCTGGCCGACCGCGCGGAGGAGCGCGAGGAACGCGCCGAGGAGCGTGCCGGGGCCGGCTCCGCCCGGCCTGTCGAGGTCGCCGACGGCTACCGCGCGGGCCGCACGCTGCCCCTGAGGGTCGAACTGGTCCGGCAGCTGAAGCGGCGCCGCACGATGGTCATGGGCGGGCTGCTGTTCGCCCTGCCCTTCATCCTGCTGATCGCCTTCCAGGTCGGCGACCCGGGCGGCGGCGGCAACGCCGCCCAGCGGGTCAACCTGATGGACACCGCGACCGCGTCCGGGGCGAACTTCGCCGCCGTGAACCTCTTCGCCTCCGCGGGCTTCCTGCTCGTCATCCCGGTGGCGCTGTTCTTCGGGGACACGGTCGCCTCGGAGGCGAGCTGGTCGTCGCTGCGCTATCTGCTCGCGGCGCCGGTGCCCCGGGCCCGTCTGCTGTGGTCCAAGCTGGCCGTCGCCTTCGGACTCAGCCTGGCCGCGCTGGTGCTGCTGCCGCTCGTCGCGCTCGCCGTCGGTACGGCGGCCTACGGCTGGGGGCCACTTCAGCTGCCCGTCGGTGGCACGCTGCCCGTCGGGACCGCCGCCCTGCGCCTGCTGATCGTCGTCGCGTACATCCTCGTGTCCCAACTGATCACCGCGGCCCTGGCGTTCTGGCTTTCGACCAGGACGGACGCCCCGCTGGGAGCGGTCGGCGGAGCGGTGGGGCTGACGATCATCGGCAACGTCCTCGACGAGGTGACGGCGCTCGGCGACTGGCGCCACTTCGTGCCCGCGCACTGGCAGTACGCCTGGCTCGACGCCGTCCAGCCGCAGCTCGACTGGAGCGACATGATCCAGGGCACGTCTCTGTCCCTCACCTACGCGATGGTGCTGTTCGCCCTGGCCTTCCGCGGGTTCGCCCGCAAGGACGTCGTGTCGTAG
- a CDS encoding vWA domain-containing protein, which translates to MRRIGRHQARWDEPGGQGGQGSEGRQERWVRPGRRRRLRAALVAGSVAAGLLLTACSGGSGESSYDGGGSRAKDDNGFPAPGPVQPTGPSGTDDGTAEGDRKGELRESAPPADYLSTFALDVDTASYGYARRTLEEGRRPDPSTIRPEEFINSFGQNYERPDGNGFTVTVDGARTAAPDGSRGEEDANSDTFGQENRDWRFLRVGLATREAEDAGERPPAALTFVIDVSGSMAEPGRLDLVKESLGVMTERLRDDDAVALVSFSDEARTVLPMTRLGDHRGRVHDAIDTLEPTDSTNLGAGVTTGYRTAVDGLREGATNRVVLLSDALANTGETDADAILDRVADARRAHGITLFGVGVGSDYGDALMERLADKGDGHTTYVSNAEDARTVFVDQLPRNIDLTARDAKAQVSFDPETVDRFRLIGYDNRQVADEDFRDDRVDGGEIGPGHTVTALYAVRVKPGASGHVATATVRWLDPKSRVPHEETGQIETDSLDRNLWAAETGRSGLQVTAIAAYFADSLRSGGDRVDALPVPPSLSELAERADELASTTESKPIRQLAETIDRATDLG; encoded by the coding sequence ATGAGGCGCATTGGACGGCATCAGGCACGGTGGGACGAGCCGGGCGGGCAGGGCGGGCAGGGCAGCGAAGGCCGTCAGGAACGGTGGGTCCGGCCGGGGCGGCGCCGCCGCCTGCGCGCCGCGCTCGTCGCCGGGAGCGTGGCCGCGGGACTTCTGCTCACGGCCTGCAGCGGCGGCAGCGGCGAGAGTTCGTACGACGGGGGCGGCAGCAGGGCCAAGGACGACAACGGCTTCCCGGCCCCCGGCCCCGTCCAGCCGACCGGCCCCTCGGGTACCGACGACGGCACCGCCGAGGGCGACCGGAAGGGCGAACTCCGAGAGAGCGCGCCGCCCGCCGACTACCTCTCCACCTTCGCCCTGGACGTCGACACCGCCTCGTACGGCTACGCGCGCCGCACCCTTGAGGAAGGCCGCAGGCCCGACCCGTCGACCATCCGCCCCGAGGAGTTCATCAACAGCTTCGGCCAGAACTACGAGCGCCCGGACGGCAACGGCTTCACTGTCACGGTGGACGGCGCCCGCACGGCCGCCCCGGACGGTTCACGCGGGGAGGAGGACGCCAACTCCGACACGTTCGGTCAGGAGAACCGGGACTGGCGCTTCCTCAGGGTCGGGCTCGCCACCCGCGAGGCCGAGGACGCCGGTGAACGCCCGCCCGCCGCCCTCACCTTCGTCATCGACGTCTCCGGCTCCATGGCCGAACCGGGGCGGCTCGACCTGGTCAAGGAGTCCCTGGGCGTGATGACGGAACGGCTGCGCGACGACGACGCGGTCGCACTCGTCTCCTTCAGCGACGAGGCCAGGACCGTGCTCCCGATGACCCGCCTGGGCGACCACCGCGGCCGGGTCCACGACGCGATCGACACGCTTGAGCCCACGGATTCGACCAACCTCGGCGCGGGCGTCACCACCGGGTACCGCACCGCCGTGGACGGCCTGCGCGAGGGCGCCACCAACCGGGTCGTGCTGCTCTCCGACGCCCTCGCCAACACCGGCGAGACCGACGCCGACGCGATCCTCGACCGCGTCGCCGACGCCCGCCGCGCGCACGGCATCACGCTCTTCGGCGTCGGCGTGGGCAGCGACTACGGCGACGCCCTGATGGAACGCCTCGCCGACAAGGGCGACGGCCACACCACGTACGTGTCCAATGCCGAGGACGCCCGTACGGTCTTCGTCGACCAGCTCCCGCGGAACATCGACCTCACCGCCCGTGACGCCAAGGCGCAGGTCTCCTTCGACCCCGAGACCGTCGACCGGTTCCGGCTGATCGGTTACGACAACCGCCAGGTCGCCGACGAGGACTTCCGCGACGACCGTGTGGACGGCGGCGAGATCGGTCCCGGCCATACGGTCACGGCCCTGTACGCCGTGCGAGTCAAGCCGGGCGCGTCGGGTCACGTCGCCACGGCGACCGTGCGGTGGCTCGACCCGAAGTCCCGTGTCCCGCACGAGGAGACGGGCCAGATCGAGACCGACTCGCTCGACCGGAACCTGTGGGCTGCGGAGACTGGGCGCAGTGGCCTCCAAGTCACCGCGATAGCGGCGTACTTCGCGGACTCGCTCCGCTCGGGTGGCGACCGCGTGGACGCCCTGCCGGTGCCGCCTTCATTGAGTGAACTCGCCGAACGTGCTGACGAGTTGGCCTCCACCACGGAGAGCAAGCCGATACGGCAGCTTGCCGAGACGATCGACCGGGCTACTGATCTGGGGTAG
- a CDS encoding TetR/AcrR family transcriptional regulator, translating to MAEPAVRRLRADAERSVRVILEAAEQVLAADPGASMEQIAEAAGVARTTVHRRFASRKALIEALAESAVRQLAEAVEDGRPDTAPPLVSLHRITANVLRIKGAWSYALSRPDDEGSTAAAGWEQVGARCLELLGRARDEGLLDASVDLEWTRRVYYALIGEALHGPQIQQDPDALATLVVDTLLHGAGRRSGAN from the coding sequence ATGGCCGAACCCGCCGTCCGGCGGCTGCGTGCCGACGCAGAGCGCAGTGTGCGCGTGATCCTGGAGGCGGCCGAGCAGGTGCTCGCCGCCGACCCCGGCGCGTCCATGGAGCAGATCGCGGAGGCGGCGGGGGTGGCGCGGACGACGGTGCACCGACGGTTCGCCAGCCGGAAGGCACTGATCGAGGCGCTCGCCGAGTCGGCCGTACGTCAGCTCGCGGAGGCCGTCGAGGACGGCCGCCCCGACACCGCGCCGCCACTGGTCTCCCTGCACCGCATCACGGCCAACGTCCTGCGGATCAAGGGGGCTTGGAGCTATGCGCTGAGCCGCCCGGACGACGAGGGCAGCACCGCGGCGGCCGGCTGGGAGCAGGTCGGCGCCCGCTGCCTCGAACTCCTCGGGCGTGCGCGGGACGAGGGCCTGCTCGACGCGTCGGTGGACCTGGAGTGGACGCGGCGCGTCTACTACGCCCTCATCGGGGAGGCCCTGCACGGGCCCCAGATCCAACAGGACCCGGATGCGCTGGCCACGCTCGTCGTCGATACGTTGCTGCACGGCGCGGGGCGACGGTCCGGCGCCAACTGA
- a CDS encoding SDR family NAD(P)-dependent oxidoreductase gives MTLALVTGASSGLGAEFADQLAARGHDVVLVARSEGRLEEVADRLRVRHGVRAYVLPQDLAEPDAARRVTDALAARGLAVDLLVNNAGFGTCGRFEDIDPSRDHDEMMVNVVALVDLTHALVPGMLERGSGAVLNVGSTAGYQPGPYFAVYSATKVFVLNFSLALRQEYRGRGIKVTALCPGPVETGFFDAIGTRKAAVTGSFTTSEPVVRAALRALDRDRAYVTPGLGNALGAHLTPRRPRTLVAAMAERVTRKVLEPETGRERVAV, from the coding sequence ATGACTCTCGCTCTCGTCACCGGCGCCTCCTCCGGGCTCGGCGCTGAGTTCGCCGACCAGCTCGCCGCGCGTGGCCACGACGTGGTCCTCGTGGCCCGTTCCGAAGGTCGCCTCGAAGAGGTGGCCGACCGGCTCCGCGTACGCCACGGTGTCCGGGCGTACGTGCTGCCCCAGGACCTCGCCGAACCGGACGCGGCCCGACGCGTCACGGACGCCCTCGCCGCCCGGGGTCTCGCCGTAGACCTGCTGGTCAACAACGCCGGGTTCGGTACCTGCGGCCGTTTCGAGGACATCGACCCGTCCCGCGACCACGACGAGATGATGGTCAACGTCGTCGCCCTGGTCGACCTCACCCACGCCCTTGTCCCCGGCATGCTGGAGCGCGGCTCGGGCGCGGTCCTGAACGTCGGCTCCACGGCGGGCTACCAGCCCGGCCCGTACTTCGCGGTCTACAGCGCCACCAAGGTGTTCGTCCTGAACTTCTCCCTGGCCCTGCGTCAGGAGTACCGCGGTCGCGGCATCAAGGTCACAGCCCTCTGTCCGGGCCCGGTGGAGACCGGCTTCTTCGACGCGATCGGCACCCGCAAGGCCGCGGTCACGGGCTCCTTCACCACCTCGGAACCCGTCGTACGAGCCGCCCTGCGCGCCCTCGACCGCGACCGCGCCTACGTCACCCCGGGCCTCGGCAACGCCCTGGGCGCCCACCTCACCCCACGCCGCCCGCGCACCCTGGTGGCCGCCATGGCGGAGCGCGTC